One part of the Chitinivibrionales bacterium genome encodes these proteins:
- a CDS encoding M23 family metallopeptidase, whose product MKKPAFSLLFVNSCSSSKVRRVPLNRAVIGIFFTVLLLGTLGLGRCIYFATSYGFARLDMHFNLNENAQLKKKINFYSKYAHEEGSRLNRIIGFEDKVRLHFGMEQISDDVRKVGVGGRPSANDLIIASLEDPSVMKTDSIKENILTLLRQAHLEDTTFGKMAVEFDRKFDLWSQRPAISPVGGRLTSGFGYRIHPFTGYNVFHEGIDISNLIGTPIHATADGIVSYVGYKTYFGNVVEISHPASGFKTVFGHLNKGAVVLGQVIKRGELIGYMGNSGRSTGPHLHYEVRQLSTVQNPLQFILPTDTMVD is encoded by the coding sequence ATGAAAAAGCCGGCATTCTCGCTTCTTTTTGTAAATTCCTGTTCGTCAAGCAAGGTGCGGCGCGTGCCCTTGAACAGGGCCGTAATCGGGATTTTCTTCACCGTGCTCCTCTTAGGAACGCTTGGCCTGGGGCGCTGCATTTACTTTGCGACCTCCTACGGCTTCGCAAGACTGGACATGCATTTCAATCTCAACGAAAACGCACAGCTTAAGAAGAAAATCAATTTTTATTCAAAATACGCCCATGAAGAAGGAAGCCGCCTCAACCGGATCATAGGATTTGAAGATAAAGTCCGCCTGCATTTCGGCATGGAACAGATCAGCGACGACGTGCGCAAGGTGGGCGTAGGAGGAAGGCCTTCCGCGAACGACCTGATCATTGCGTCGCTCGAAGATCCGTCCGTTATGAAAACCGATTCGATAAAGGAGAATATTCTTACCCTGCTCCGCCAGGCGCATCTCGAGGATACGACCTTCGGCAAAATGGCGGTGGAGTTTGACAGAAAATTCGACCTATGGTCTCAACGTCCTGCGATATCTCCGGTGGGGGGGCGCCTCACCTCCGGGTTCGGATACCGCATTCATCCGTTTACCGGCTACAACGTATTCCACGAAGGCATAGACATCTCCAACCTCATCGGCACCCCGATTCACGCGACGGCGGACGGGATCGTTTCTTATGTAGGGTACAAGACCTATTTCGGCAATGTTGTTGAAATCAGTCATCCGGCGAGCGGGTTCAAGACCGTGTTCGGACATCTGAATAAAGGAGCGGTGGTTTTGGGGCAGGTCATAAAACGCGGCGAGCTCATTGGCTACATGGGCAACAGCGGCAGAAGCACGGGCCCCCACCTTCACTACGAAGTTCGTCAGCTCAGCACCGTGCAGAACCCTCTTCAATTCATCCTGCCCACCGATACCATGGTGGACTGA
- a CDS encoding secondary thiamine-phosphate synthase enzyme YjbQ, protein MTAFPMVSLREITITSQARCQWIDITADVESALGKCGVKSGICCVASLHTTAGITINENADPDVGRDFFHALEKIVPARGGYLHGEGNSDSHVKASLVGLSVHVPVKDGRLVLGTWQSVYFCEFDGPRRRKVAVTMMGE, encoded by the coding sequence ATGACCGCGTTTCCCATGGTTTCCCTTCGTGAAATAACCATCACCTCGCAGGCGCGCTGCCAGTGGATCGACATCACCGCCGACGTGGAAAGCGCGTTGGGCAAATGCGGCGTGAAAAGCGGCATCTGCTGCGTTGCAAGCCTTCATACCACCGCCGGGATCACCATCAACGAGAACGCGGACCCGGACGTGGGCAGGGATTTTTTCCACGCGCTGGAGAAAATCGTCCCGGCCCGCGGCGGCTACCTGCACGGCGAGGGGAATTCGGACAGCCACGTCAAGGCGTCGCTGGTAGGGCTTTCGGTGCACGTGCCGGTGAAAGACGGGCGCCTGGTGCTGGGCACGTGGCAGTCGGTTTACTTCTGCGAGTTCGACGGGCCGAGAAGGCGGAAGGTCGCAGTTACTATGATGGGGGAGTAA
- a CDS encoding zinc ribbon domain-containing protein, with protein sequence MITCPKCGAQVTFADAKFCPVCGHALLSSAQHIKSGQPEPGTVPWESVETLGVFPALLRTLRDCLANPSPFFARMADSRKTGMAFVYALILGSTGGVLSFIWTRFFIDSAMLSSLPWLGWLQNEKASSAITLMFMPLMIAIKEFVVTAYFHALVVLGRTKHRDITSTFMAVCYSESASAFNLIPVAGSFLSAVFSVIILAAAFSKVHRMSTFKAVMIILLPIVIIGILLAVALAAAIGAGFFVKDILKGL encoded by the coding sequence ATGATTACCTGCCCCAAATGCGGCGCGCAAGTCACCTTCGCGGATGCGAAATTCTGCCCCGTCTGCGGTCACGCATTGCTGAGCAGCGCCCAGCATATCAAAAGCGGTCAACCGGAGCCAGGAACTGTCCCCTGGGAATCCGTGGAAACACTTGGGGTTTTTCCCGCCCTCTTGCGAACGCTCCGTGACTGCCTCGCCAATCCATCGCCGTTCTTTGCCAGAATGGCCGATTCCCGCAAGACAGGCATGGCGTTTGTTTATGCCCTGATTCTCGGCTCTACCGGCGGCGTGCTCAGTTTCATCTGGACCCGCTTTTTCATTGATTCCGCCATGCTCTCATCCCTGCCCTGGCTTGGCTGGCTCCAAAACGAAAAGGCATCTTCGGCAATCACGCTCATGTTCATGCCGTTGATGATTGCAATAAAGGAATTCGTTGTCACGGCCTACTTCCACGCACTCGTCGTTCTCGGCCGCACCAAGCACCGGGACATCACATCGACCTTCATGGCGGTGTGCTACAGTGAAAGCGCATCGGCGTTCAATCTGATTCCTGTTGCCGGCAGTTTCCTTTCAGCGGTTTTCTCCGTGATAATCCTGGCAGCTGCATTTTCCAAAGTCCACCGCATGAGCACGTTCAAGGCGGTGATGATCATCCTTCTGCCGATTGTTATTATCGGGATTTTGTTGGCGGTTGCTTTGGCCGCGGCAATCGGGGCGGGATTTTTTGTAAAAGATATCTTAAAGGGACTTTAG
- the rfaD gene encoding ADP-glyceromanno-heptose 6-epimerase encodes MIVVTGGAGFIGSVLVWRLNLSGRDDILIVDHLGKAEKWKNLASLSFADYLDKGEFITRLEAGDFKNSIDVLFHLGACSSTTETDASYLMENNFRYSARIGTWWESHKTARFIYASSAATYGAGEKGYTDDEAKLSGLRPLNMYGYSKHAFDLYARRKGWLKEIAGLKYFNVFGPNENHKADMRSVINKAFPRMRDEGRISLFESHRPDYKNGEQRRDFIYVKDAVEMTLFFMEQRTVSGIYNIGTGEARSWNDVANAMFAALNKKPAIQYIPMPPEIRPKYQYFTQAEMAKLKAAGCTHQCRPLEETVAEYIHEYLQKGGLIS; translated from the coding sequence GTGATCGTAGTTACCGGCGGCGCAGGATTCATCGGCAGCGTGCTGGTGTGGCGGCTGAACCTTTCGGGCCGCGACGACATCCTTATCGTCGACCACTTGGGCAAGGCCGAGAAGTGGAAAAACCTCGCGTCCCTTTCGTTCGCCGACTATCTGGACAAAGGGGAATTCATCACGCGGCTCGAGGCCGGGGACTTCAAGAACAGCATCGACGTGCTGTTCCATCTGGGCGCGTGCTCGTCCACCACCGAGACCGACGCGTCGTACCTTATGGAAAACAACTTCAGGTATTCGGCGCGCATCGGCACGTGGTGGGAATCGCACAAGACCGCGCGCTTCATCTACGCGTCGAGCGCGGCCACCTACGGCGCCGGCGAAAAAGGCTATACCGACGACGAGGCAAAGCTTTCGGGCCTTCGGCCGCTCAACATGTACGGCTACTCCAAGCACGCATTCGACCTGTACGCGCGGCGCAAGGGCTGGCTCAAGGAGATCGCCGGGCTCAAGTATTTCAACGTGTTCGGGCCCAATGAGAACCACAAGGCAGACATGCGCAGCGTGATCAACAAGGCGTTCCCGCGCATGCGCGACGAGGGAAGGATTTCGCTGTTCGAATCACACCGGCCCGACTATAAAAACGGCGAGCAGCGCCGCGATTTCATCTACGTGAAGGACGCGGTGGAGATGACGCTGTTCTTCATGGAGCAACGCACGGTGTCGGGCATTTACAACATCGGGACCGGCGAGGCGCGCTCGTGGAACGACGTGGCGAACGCCATGTTCGCGGCGCTCAACAAGAAACCCGCAATCCAATACATTCCCATGCCGCCGGAAATACGGCCGAAATACCAGTACTTCACGCAGGCAGAAATGGCAAAGCTCAAGGCCGCCGGTTGTACCCATCAATGCAGGCCTCTAGAAGAAACGGTAGCAGAATACATACACGAGTATCTTCAAAAGGGCGGGTTGATTTCCTGA
- a CDS encoding sugar kinase, whose protein sequence is MKPAYIRDFDLLAIGETFVEMRSDGDISSAEKYQKSIGGGDIVTAVTAARLGSAVSLVSAIACDPFHSFIRESLIGQGINIDHAITCQGYNGMYLTSPRNAEEREYLFHRPGSAAQSITPALIYDDLIENSKIVYASSELQAVSKAARHTVFKAFHLAHINDIMVAYDPNLRLRLWSLDDAKECLWSVLPLVDVMLPSAPDESKALFGYERPLDVIGFLWDRGVSIVAVKNGDKGCLVGYQGKIEEFPITPGKESVNDVTLIGSAFNGGFLHSIARGFDPFTAAQFANNVALFKGMKGGTVTSLPTKDDLG, encoded by the coding sequence ATGAAACCCGCCTATATCAGGGACTTCGACCTGCTCGCCATCGGCGAGACGTTTGTGGAGATGCGCAGCGACGGCGACATTTCCTCCGCCGAAAAGTACCAGAAGTCAATCGGCGGCGGCGACATCGTCACCGCGGTGACTGCGGCGCGGCTCGGCTCCGCCGTGTCGCTCGTGTCGGCCATCGCGTGCGACCCGTTCCACTCGTTCATCCGCGAATCGCTCATCGGCCAGGGCATCAACATCGACCACGCCATCACCTGCCAGGGATACAACGGCATGTACCTCACGAGCCCGCGCAACGCCGAGGAGCGCGAGTACCTGTTCCACCGGCCGGGCAGCGCGGCCCAGTCCATCACGCCCGCGCTCATTTACGACGACCTCATCGAGAACAGCAAGATCGTGTACGCGTCGAGCGAGCTGCAGGCGGTGTCGAAGGCCGCGCGGCACACGGTGTTCAAGGCATTCCACCTCGCGCACATCAACGACATCATGGTTGCCTACGACCCAAACCTCCGTCTGCGCCTCTGGTCGCTCGACGACGCCAAGGAGTGCCTGTGGAGCGTGCTGCCGCTCGTCGACGTGATGCTGCCGTCGGCACCCGACGAATCCAAGGCCCTGTTCGGCTACGAGCGTCCGCTTGACGTAATAGGATTTTTATGGGACCGCGGCGTGTCGATCGTGGCCGTGAAGAACGGCGACAAGGGGTGTCTCGTTGGGTACCAGGGAAAAATCGAGGAATTCCCCATCACGCCGGGAAAGGAATCCGTGAACGACGTCACCCTCATCGGCAGCGCGTTCAACGGCGGGTTTCTGCACAGCATCGCACGGGGGTTCGATCCGTTTACGGCCGCGCAATTTGCCAATAACGTTGCTTTATTTAAGGGAATGAAGGGCGGGACGGTTACTTCGCTTCCCACTAAAGATGATTTAGGCTGA
- a CDS encoding ADP-ribosylglycohydrolase family protein, whose amino-acid sequence MGLTKKMKAALYAGIAGDALGVPVESSTRQQLALCSVKNMLGYGRYDQPEGTWSDDTALVLCTMENLAGGYDLEAMGKTFCNWLFESYWTPTGFVFDAGLTTYLALDRIYHDGASAAQSGCTGEDDNGNGSLMRMLPVALYFHDSPTEDLLARAHEISAITHAHTRSKVGCGIYCLLVQEMLSAGDREQAYHNAVSRALAFYSAKPEYRNELSHYMRIISFAVPGLKESEIRSSGYLVDTLEAALWCTLTHSTTRDVLLSAVNLGLDTDTTGMVAGGMAGALYGLDSVPADWLASLARKDELDVAIDRFVNRAAAKTARSPVGVP is encoded by the coding sequence ATGGGCCTCACGAAAAAGATGAAAGCGGCGCTGTACGCCGGGATCGCGGGAGACGCGCTCGGCGTGCCCGTAGAATCGTCCACGCGCCAGCAGCTCGCGCTCTGTTCTGTCAAGAACATGCTCGGCTACGGCAGGTACGACCAGCCCGAAGGCACCTGGTCCGACGACACCGCGCTTGTCCTGTGCACCATGGAAAACCTCGCAGGCGGCTACGACCTCGAGGCCATGGGAAAAACCTTCTGCAATTGGCTTTTCGAATCGTACTGGACTCCCACCGGGTTCGTGTTCGACGCGGGCCTCACCACCTACCTCGCGCTTGACAGGATATATCACGACGGCGCGAGCGCGGCGCAGTCCGGCTGCACGGGCGAGGACGACAACGGCAACGGCTCGCTCATGCGCATGCTGCCCGTGGCGCTTTATTTCCACGACAGTCCCACCGAGGACCTGCTTGCCCGCGCGCACGAAATTTCCGCGATAACGCACGCCCATACGCGCTCCAAAGTGGGGTGCGGCATCTACTGCCTCCTGGTGCAGGAAATGCTTTCCGCCGGCGATAGGGAACAGGCGTATCACAACGCCGTTTCCCGCGCGCTGGCGTTTTATTCCGCCAAGCCCGAATACCGGAACGAACTCTCGCATTACATGCGCATCATCTCGTTTGCGGTCCCCGGCCTCAAGGAAAGCGAAATACGGTCGTCGGGATACCTGGTTGACACACTGGAAGCGGCCCTGTGGTGCACGCTCACCCATTCCACCACCAGGGATGTTCTTCTCTCGGCGGTGAACCTGGGCCTCGACACCGACACCACGGGCATGGTGGCCGGCGGCATGGCGGGCGCGCTCTACGGCCTCGATTCCGTCCCCGCTGACTGGCTCGCTTCCCTGGCGAGAAAAGACGAACTCGACGTTGCGATAGACCGTTTTGTCAACAGGGCCGCCGCAAAAACGGCCCGCAGCCCGGTGGGGGTGCCATGA
- a CDS encoding DMT family transporter — translation MTFPLYLTLPLLSAITYTLAAMLFKKVMEHGGNIWYINFLSNIGTFLIAVPFFIMGINAPGHMDYAKPLFTSVIFIAGQTFSLLSLKCGDVSVATPLLGAKVIMVAFFTVMLLGIPVPVLWWVASALAVIALALLRGNSEKSKKGFVPTMTYSLLCSICFALCDIYIQKWAPGFGADRYISVMFFIVAVLSLGFYPMFRKTRMLFPSPVSWWLIASIVFISIQGVAMAVALSRFGNATAMNIVFSSRGMWSVLFIWWFGKFLGNEERLLGRKVFWERLSGAVLILAAIVLVMVKR, via the coding sequence ATGACCTTTCCATTATATCTCACCCTCCCCCTCCTCAGCGCCATCACCTACACCCTCGCCGCCATGCTTTTCAAAAAAGTCATGGAGCACGGCGGAAACATCTGGTATATCAACTTTCTTTCCAACATCGGAACATTCCTTATTGCTGTTCCCTTTTTTATCATGGGTATCAATGCGCCCGGTCACATGGATTATGCAAAGCCGCTTTTTACCAGCGTCATTTTCATAGCCGGCCAGACGTTTTCGCTATTATCGTTAAAGTGCGGGGATGTTTCGGTTGCCACGCCGCTGCTCGGCGCAAAGGTGATCATGGTAGCATTTTTCACCGTGATGCTGCTCGGCATACCGGTGCCGGTGCTGTGGTGGGTGGCGTCGGCGCTGGCGGTCATCGCGCTGGCGCTGCTGCGCGGTAACAGCGAGAAAAGCAAAAAGGGCTTTGTACCCACCATGACCTATTCCCTGCTGTGCTCAATCTGTTTCGCCCTGTGCGACATTTACATACAGAAATGGGCGCCGGGCTTTGGCGCAGACCGCTACATCTCCGTCATGTTCTTCATTGTCGCGGTGCTGTCGCTCGGGTTTTATCCAATGTTCCGCAAGACCAGGATGCTGTTTCCATCACCGGTGTCCTGGTGGCTGATAGCCAGCATCGTGTTCATTTCCATTCAGGGAGTCGCCATGGCGGTCGCGCTTTCGCGCTTCGGCAACGCCACGGCCATGAACATTGTTTTCAGCTCGCGCGGCATGTGGAGCGTGCTGTTCATCTGGTGGTTCGGAAAATTTCTGGGAAATGAAGAAAGGCTGCTGGGAAGAAAGGTGTTCTGGGAGAGATTGTCCGGCGCGGTGCTGATTCTTGCGGCGATTGTTTTAGTGATGGTGAAAAGATAA
- the cmk gene encoding (d)CMP kinase, with product MPNSEQHVVIAIDGPAGSGKSSTAKRVAAQLGILHLDTGAMYRAVTLKCLRGKIPYQDHVKVAALVKDTNISFSGMAPSMRVWMDGEDVTDAIRGDEVTKNVSDYCVVPIVRTVLVDLQRKIAGGQSLVCEGRDIGTVVFPKAGLKFYMVASVEERARRRQKDFAALGIKKGLEELAAEIRERDRKDSSRPNSPLCKASDAEEIDTTNLSLDQQVTYIVDKARKYL from the coding sequence ATGCCTAATTCAGAACAACACGTTGTCATCGCCATAGACGGTCCTGCAGGATCCGGCAAAAGCTCCACGGCCAAGCGGGTCGCCGCGCAGCTTGGAATCCTGCATCTTGACACAGGCGCAATGTACCGGGCGGTCACGCTCAAGTGCCTGAGGGGAAAAATACCATACCAGGACCACGTGAAGGTGGCCGCGCTGGTGAAGGACACGAACATATCCTTTTCGGGCATGGCGCCTTCCATGCGCGTGTGGATGGACGGCGAAGACGTCACCGACGCGATCCGCGGCGACGAGGTGACGAAAAACGTATCCGACTACTGCGTGGTCCCTATCGTGCGCACCGTGCTCGTTGACCTGCAGAGAAAAATCGCCGGAGGCCAATCGCTGGTGTGCGAAGGCAGGGACATCGGAACCGTGGTGTTCCCGAAGGCCGGGCTGAAGTTTTACATGGTGGCCTCGGTGGAGGAGCGGGCGAGACGGCGGCAAAAAGATTTCGCGGCATTGGGGATAAAAAAAGGACTTGAGGAACTTGCCGCGGAGATTAGAGAGCGGGACAGAAAAGACTCAAGCAGACCGAATAGCCCTTTATGTAAAGCATCCGATGCTGAAGAGATTGATACAACAAATTTGAGTCTGGATCAACAGGTGACGTACATAGTTGACAAAGCAAGAAAGTATCTTTAG
- a CDS encoding 30S ribosomal protein S1, whose protein sequence is MSESSVKSKNGQSATDAHGNAVDLSEFEESYYKPEEVQTKLESYKQSLEGIEEGKVVKGRILKVTDKEVFVDVNFKSEGIIPLAEFKDVAQYKEGDEIEVFLEQVEDSEGQLILSKSRADFLRVWDRIYQAFEKQETIEGRILRRIKGGVVVDLFGVDAFLPGSQIDLRQIPDMDSLINKTFKFRVIKVNKARRNIVVSRRVILEEDRNQQREKILAELEKGQVREGTVKNITDFGAFIDLGGVDGLLHITDMSWGRVNHPSEIVALGDKVKVKVLDFNENKERISLGLKQLTEHPWKGVEDKFPEGARVRGKIVSITDYGAFMELEKGIEGLIHISEMSWTQHIKHPSKIVGIGDIVEAVVLKVDKENQKISLGFKQLEPDPWTNVTTEFPVGSVVKGKVRNIAAFGAFVELKEGVDGLVHISDMSWTKKVNHPGELLRKGDTIDVKVLDIDVDKRRISLGVKQLTEDPWGDLAKQYSVGTETECEVARILDRGMIVNLSPTVEGFIPLNQLGQSVSHPSEVYKMGDKVPAEVVEFDLEGRKIILSISEYFKGKEESSWKDYEAGHPVKKVPKASRAEKAEAPAKDEGLAEGEEQAEKKPKEKKAKKEENEEDSIEEKEEKKGKEKEEE, encoded by the coding sequence ATGTCCGAGTCCTCAGTTAAATCCAAAAATGGACAGTCGGCAACCGACGCGCACGGCAACGCAGTGGACCTGTCCGAGTTCGAGGAAAGCTACTACAAGCCCGAGGAAGTCCAGACAAAGCTGGAGAGCTACAAGCAGTCGCTCGAGGGCATTGAGGAAGGCAAGGTGGTGAAGGGCCGCATCCTCAAGGTCACCGACAAGGAAGTATTCGTGGATGTCAATTTCAAGTCCGAGGGAATCATCCCCCTTGCCGAGTTCAAGGACGTTGCACAGTACAAGGAAGGGGACGAGATAGAGGTTTTTCTGGAGCAGGTGGAAGACAGCGAGGGCCAGCTCATCCTTTCGAAGTCCCGCGCCGATTTCCTGCGCGTGTGGGACCGGATATATCAGGCGTTCGAGAAGCAGGAGACCATTGAAGGGCGTATTCTGCGCCGAATCAAGGGCGGCGTGGTGGTCGATTTGTTCGGCGTGGACGCGTTCCTGCCCGGATCGCAGATTGATTTGCGGCAGATCCCGGACATGGATTCGCTCATCAACAAGACCTTCAAGTTCCGCGTGATCAAGGTGAACAAGGCGCGCCGCAACATCGTAGTGTCGCGCCGCGTGATCCTCGAGGAGGACCGCAACCAGCAGCGCGAAAAGATCCTCGCCGAGCTCGAAAAGGGCCAAGTGCGCGAGGGAACGGTCAAGAACATCACCGATTTCGGCGCGTTTATCGATCTGGGCGGCGTGGACGGCCTGCTGCACATCACCGACATGTCGTGGGGCCGCGTGAACCACCCGTCGGAGATCGTGGCGCTCGGCGACAAGGTGAAGGTAAAGGTGCTTGACTTCAACGAAAACAAGGAACGCATCTCGCTCGGCCTCAAGCAGCTCACTGAGCACCCGTGGAAAGGCGTCGAGGACAAGTTCCCCGAGGGCGCGCGCGTGCGCGGCAAGATCGTGTCCATCACCGACTACGGCGCGTTCATGGAACTCGAAAAGGGCATCGAGGGCCTTATTCACATATCGGAAATGTCGTGGACGCAGCACATCAAACACCCGTCAAAGATCGTGGGCATCGGCGACATCGTGGAGGCCGTGGTGCTCAAGGTGGACAAGGAGAACCAGAAGATTTCGCTCGGGTTCAAGCAGCTCGAGCCCGACCCGTGGACCAACGTGACCACCGAGTTCCCGGTGGGCAGCGTGGTCAAGGGCAAGGTGCGCAACATCGCCGCGTTCGGCGCGTTCGTGGAGCTCAAGGAGGGCGTGGACGGCCTGGTGCACATCTCCGACATGTCGTGGACCAAGAAGGTGAACCACCCCGGCGAGCTGTTGCGCAAGGGCGACACCATCGACGTGAAGGTGCTCGACATCGATGTTGACAAACGGCGTATTTCCCTCGGCGTCAAGCAGCTCACCGAGGACCCATGGGGCGACCTCGCCAAGCAATATTCGGTGGGCACCGAGACCGAGTGCGAGGTGGCGCGCATCCTCGACCGCGGCATGATCGTGAACCTTTCGCCCACGGTGGAGGGCTTCATCCCGCTCAACCAGCTCGGCCAGAGCGTGAGTCATCCGTCGGAGGTCTACAAGATGGGCGACAAGGTGCCGGCCGAGGTCGTGGAGTTCGACCTTGAGGGTAGGAAGATCATCCTCAGCATCTCCGAATATTTCAAGGGCAAGGAAGAAAGCTCATGGAAGGATTATGAGGCAGGGCATCCGGTAAAGAAGGTGCCCAAGGCCTCGCGCGCGGAAAAGGCGGAAGCGCCCGCGAAGGATGAGGGACTGGCAGAGGGCGAAGAACAAGCTGAGAAAAAGCCGAAGGAAAAAAAGGCGAAGAAAGAAGAAAATGAAGAGGATTCAATAGAAGAAAAGGAAGAGAAAAAAGGGAAGGAAAAAGAAGAGGAATAA
- a CDS encoding geranylgeranylglycerol-phosphate geranylgeranyltransferase produces MKLLSYVKLLRPGNMLMIGVGVALGFWLSHAAGPWQKLILLIAAAIAAGGFGNVVNDISDIATDKISHPSRPLAKGDISKRSSTVFSVLCAAAALICGFLASWQHGIGASVPLVMLLLYALILKGTPLAGNVLVSALVAYTIVFGGLLGPDVQRLYVPAILAFLLNMPREIIKDVQDQPGDRVAGYITSASLSRPALKAIIAVCGLLYAMLVIVPYVSRGFGIAYALVCLIVVAPLHLYWSWLFYRSDFRKSAGKISALIKWEMAAGLGAMAVDEIIKRIL; encoded by the coding sequence ATGAAACTCTTATCTTATGTAAAGCTCCTCCGCCCGGGCAATATGCTCATGATCGGCGTCGGGGTCGCGCTTGGATTCTGGCTTTCGCACGCGGCAGGACCCTGGCAGAAATTGATCCTGCTCATCGCCGCCGCAATAGCGGCCGGGGGCTTCGGCAACGTGGTCAATGACATATCAGACATTGCCACGGATAAAATAAGCCATCCCTCACGGCCCCTTGCCAAAGGCGACATTTCAAAAAGAAGCTCAACGGTATTTTCCGTTCTTTGCGCGGCCGCAGCTCTCATCTGCGGATTTCTCGCCTCGTGGCAACACGGCATCGGCGCGTCCGTTCCTCTTGTCATGCTCTTGCTGTATGCCTTGATTTTGAAGGGCACGCCGCTCGCCGGCAACGTTCTCGTGAGCGCACTCGTCGCCTACACCATCGTTTTCGGCGGGCTGCTCGGCCCCGATGTGCAGCGGCTTTACGTTCCGGCAATTCTCGCGTTTTTGCTCAACATGCCGCGGGAAATAATAAAGGACGTTCAGGACCAACCCGGCGACAGGGTGGCCGGTTACATCACCTCGGCGTCGCTCTCCCGCCCCGCGCTCAAGGCGATCATCGCAGTGTGCGGCCTGCTGTATGCGATGCTCGTCATCGTGCCGTATGTTTCACGCGGTTTCGGCATCGCCTACGCGCTCGTCTGCCTTATTGTCGTTGCGCCGCTGCACTTGTACTGGAGCTGGCTGTTTTACCGTTCGGATTTCCGGAAATCAGCAGGAAAAATATCAGCGTTGATAAAATGGGAAATGGCGGCGGGATTGGGGGCGATGGCGGTGGATGAGATAATAAAAAGAATTTTATAA
- the lspA gene encoding signal peptidase II — MEAFLKITIEKKWHLFIAVTIAGVAFDWFTKYLAATHLRVGVPVNVIGHYAQFLLIFNKAAIWGIDPRTIIPWFPLNGFFYIFNIVAMAIIIVYYRTLKPSDKLMQWGLALIMPGALGNLFDRLVHAKTGVVDFIRLGISDRLYWAIFNCADIYVTFGVAIMLWYFLFVEKKQKAAATQPSPDISA, encoded by the coding sequence GTGGAGGCATTTCTGAAAATCACTATCGAAAAGAAATGGCATCTTTTCATCGCAGTTACTATTGCGGGCGTCGCCTTTGACTGGTTCACCAAATACCTTGCCGCGACGCACCTGCGCGTGGGGGTTCCGGTCAACGTGATCGGCCATTATGCCCAGTTCCTGCTCATCTTCAACAAAGCCGCGATATGGGGGATAGATCCGAGAACAATCATCCCCTGGTTCCCGCTCAACGGGTTCTTTTACATTTTCAATATCGTCGCCATGGCCATCATCATCGTTTATTACCGGACCCTGAAGCCTTCGGACAAACTCATGCAGTGGGGACTCGCGCTCATCATGCCGGGCGCGCTGGGCAATCTGTTCGACCGGCTGGTGCACGCGAAGACCGGCGTGGTGGATTTCATCAGGCTCGGCATTTCCGACAGGCTGTACTGGGCCATTTTCAACTGCGCCGATATCTATGTCACCTTCGGCGTTGCCATCATGCTCTGGTATTTCCTGTTCGTGGAAAAGAAGCAGAAAGCGGCTGCAACGCAGCCAAGTCCGGATATCTCAGCCTGA